TCGTGGACGCGGCCATGAACGACCTGATCCGCCCCAGCCTGTACGGGGCCTACCACGAGATCAAGCCGGTGCGCGAAGCGACGGGCGCCAAAAAGCATCAGGTCGACGTGGTGGGGCCGGTCTGCGAATCGGGAGACTTCCTGGCCAAGGACCGGGCCATGCCGGACGTCAAGCCGGGCGACCTGCTGGCGGTGATGAGCGCCGGCGCCTATGGATTCGTGATGTCGTCGAATTACAATTCCCGGCCCCGCGTCCCGGAGGTGATGGTCAAGGGCGGGGAGATCCACGTGATCCGGTCGCGGGAAACTTACGAGGACCTGATCCGCGGCGAAGCCATTCCGGAGTTTTTGCGATGAGCAGCTGGCGAAGGAGGGCGGCGGGGGTGAGCGCATCCAGAAAGACCGAACAACCGATTCCGTTCATGAAATTGTCCGGCAGCGGCAACGACTTCATTCTGGTGGACAACCGGAAGAAGGTGGTGCATCCGCGCCGCGCCAGTGCGCTCGCCGCCAAGGTCTGCGCCCACCGCATGTCCGTGGGCGGCGACGGATTGATCCTGATCGAGCCGTCCAAGCGGGCGGATTTCCGTTGGCGTCTGTTCAATGCGGACGGGAGCGAGGCGGAATTCAGCGGCAACGGCGCGCGCTGCGCCGCCCGGTTCGCGTTCCTCAAGCGGATCGCCCCCAAGAAGATGCGGTTCGAGACCCTGGCCGGGATGATCGAAGCAGAGATGGTCGCGGCCGCCCCCGGGCGCAAACCCGAGGCCGTCAAGGTTCGCTTCCCGGACCCGCAGGGGCTTCGGCTCAACCTCCGGGTGCCGATCGAAGGGACCGAGCGCGAGGCGCACTTTCTCGATTCGGGCGTCCCCCATTGCGTATACCTCGTGGACGATCCGGACCAGGTCAATGTGGTAGGCATCGGCCGGCCCACCCGCTACCATGCGCTGTTTCAGCCGGCCGGCGCCAACGTGAACTTCGTCAAGGTCCTGGACCCGCACCGCATCCGCATCCGGACGTACGAGCGGGGCGTGGAGGACGAGACCCTGGCCTGCGGGACCGGCTCCATCGCCTCGGCCCTGATCGCCAGCCTGGTGGCGAAGGTGGAGTCGCCGGTGACGTTGATCCCCCAGAGCGGGTTGGAGCTGACGGTGTATTTCTCGCGGCGCAACGGGTCGTTTACGGATGTCTACTTGCAAGGAGACGCCAGGGCGGTGTATGAAGGGCGCATTCTTCCGGACGCTTGGCAGTGACACGCCATCAGATATCAGCCCTCAGCTGTCAGCACAGGATCAAGCGCTGATCGCTGAAAGCTGACAGCTTCTTTTGCGAGGTTGTTATGTTTACCGGCTCACATGTAGCCATCGTCACCCCGTTCCGCAAGGGGCGGGTGGATGAGAAAGCCCTGGGCGACCTGATCGAGTTTCAGATCGCCAATGGGACGAACGGGATCGTGCCCTGCGGCACCACCGGCGAATCGGCCACCCTGTCCCACGAAGAGCATGACCGGGTTGTGGCGTTGACGGTCGAGGTGGTCCGCCGGCGCGTCCCGGTGATCGCCGGCACCGGTTCCAACAGCACCGACGAAGCCATCATGCTGACCAAGCACGCCAAGGCGGCCGGAGCCGACGGGGCCCTGCTGATCACGCCCTACTACAACAAGCCGACGCAAGAGGGACTGTTCCTCCATTACAAAGCCGTGGCCGAGGCGGTGGACATTCCCATCATCCTCTACAACATCCCGGGAAGGACCGGCGTGAACATGGCGCCGGCCACCGTGGCGCGGCTCGCCAAGATCCGCAACATCGTCGCGACCAAGGAAGGGGCCGGGTCGCTCCCGCAGGTCTCCGAGATCATCCAGGCGTGCGGGGGCCGGATGACGGTGCTGTCGGGCGACGACGCGCTCACGCTCCCCATGATGGCGGTAGGCGCCAAGGGCGTCATCACGGTGACCGCCAACATCGCCCCGGCCGACATGTCGGCGATGGTGGCCGCCTTCCTGGCCGGCAGGCAGGAAGAAGCCAGGTCGTTGCACTACAAGCTGTATCCCCTGTTTACGGCGCTGTTCTTCGAGACCAATCCGATTCCCGTGAAAACCGCGCTGGCCATGATGGGGAAGATCGACGGCGAACTCCGCCTGCCCTTGTGTCCGATGTCGGCGGAACCGCGCGAGAAGCTGGCCCAGGCCATGAAAGATTACGGGCTGATCTGACGATCGACGAAACGAGGCGAGAGATGATCAAAGTCATTGTGGCGGGAGCGGCGGGCCGGATGGGCGGGCGGCTGGTCTGCCTGCTGAAGGAATCCGCGGCGCTCACGCTGGCCGGCGCCATCGAGAGCAAGGGCCATGTGTCCATCGGGGAGGATGCCGGCGAGGTGGCCGGCTGCGGCCACAGCGGCGTGACGATCCGCGACGACTTCGCGGCCGTCATGGAACGGGGCGAGGTCGTGATCGACTTTTCGGCCCCCGCCGCCACGCTGGAACACTTGCGGGCGGCGGCCCAGTCCCGCCGGGCCATGGTGATCGGAACCACGGGGTTTTCCTCCCAGGAACTCGCCGAGCTCCGCAACCTGGCCAAATCCATCCCCTGCGTCTTCTCGCCGAACATGAGCGTGGGCGTGAACATCATTTTCAAAGCCATCGCGGAGATGGCCAAGACCTTTGGCGAGGATTACGACATTGAGGTCATCGAGGCCCATCATCGCTTGAAGAAAGACGCCCCCAGCGGGACCGCCCTCAAGATGGCCGAGGTCCTGGCCAAGGCCGTGAACCGGGACCTGGAGCAGGTCGGCGTCTATGCCCGCAAGGGGCTGATCGGCGAGCGTAAAAAAGGGGAGATCGGCATCCAGACGATCCGGGCCGGAGACATCGTGGGGGACCACACGGTCTTGTTCGGCGGCATGGGCGAGCGGGTGGAAGTGACCCATCGGGTGCAGAGCCGCGACACGTTTGCGCGGGGCGCGCTCCGCGCGGCCCGCTGGGTGGTCAAGCAGCCGCCCGGGCTCTATGACATGATGGATGTGTTGGGGCTGCGGTAAGGTTCTTGCTCGCCATGAAAAAGAAACGGGAGGAGCTGCACGCAGCCCCTCCCGTAGATCCCATCTCGAATTGACCCCATTCAACCCTTCGGAAGCAGCATATACATCCCGAACACAATGATCGGGGCTGCCACGTACATGGTTTTCTTGCCGAAGACGTCGTAGACCCCGTACATCAGGATCACCGTGATGAATGTGAAATAAATTTGGGCGATCCCTTTATAGCTGCCTCCGGCCCCTTCCGCCAACGCCAACGTGGGCGTCCCCACCAGCGCCATGCCCGCCACCCATCCGAGTAGTCGCCTCATGTCCCTGCCTCCTTTGTGAGAAGGTTGCGCCGCAGAAACAACAACGCCTTCACAGGTCGCAGAAACCCGCGAAGGCGCACCAACATGGCCGCGATTTGTCTATGAGTGCGGAATGAGAACGGCTGTCGGCCTACCCCGGTTCCATACGGGCCCTCCGACTGTGTGAGTGCCACACAGCTTGCGCTTGACTGGAATAAATGTCAACCGGATCATCGAGGCAAGGAGTGGCATCGATGATGCGGGCCGGAAACCCCTCCTTTGCTTGACACCTCTTCAGGCCTGACCTAGGCTAACCTGCGACTGCATCGTCAATGGGCGCCCGCGTTCCCGTCGTATCAACGAGAAGGAGGACTCCATGACCCGGGCTCGACGGATACTCGTTCTTCCCTTCGCCCTTCTCGCCTCATTGGCGATGGCTCAACCCTCCGAAGCTCAGGAGGCCAACCCCGCTCATGATCTGGACGCCATGCAGAAACGGCTCGGCGAGGTGCAAGGTAAAAACACCATGCCGGCCAAGGAGGGGCTCAAGCGGCGGGACCTCAAAGGACAGGCCCTGTCCCAGCAAGCCGAGCCGGAGGGGCTGACGCCCGAGCAGAAGAAAATGTACGAAGACCTCCAGCAGCAACTGCAGCAGATCAAAGAAAACCGCGCGAAAAGCGATGCGGCGCTGGAGGAGCTGATGAAAGGGGAGGCGGGACGATGACCGGGGGGCGCAGGGCGTTCACAGCCGGAGTCCTGCTGATCCTGGCGGGGTTCATGACGTTGACGGACGTCCGGGGAGCCTCGCTGGCCGGGCTGGCCAAGGAACAGGGAAACGGGTCCCGCTTCACGATGCACTCGCAGGGGAGCACCTTCGACCTGAACGTCGGGCTGGTGAAGGTGGACCCCGCCGCCTCGCGCGCGGTGATCGAGGTCTATGCCGCAGCCCAGTTGTCCGATCCGCTTTGGCAACAATTCACGCTCGATGTCAAAGGCGATCGTCCGGCCGTCGAGTCCGGGTACATCCAAGTCGGCGACAAGGCCCCCATGACCCTTCCCAAGCAGTACCTCTCCGGCGTCGGTAGCCTGGATGTCAGCCTCTTTCTCCTTTCGGAATCGGACCTCCGAACCGGAACGACCCGCGACCTGAAGAACATTGGGCAGGAGACCATCACCACCCCGGCGGGCGCGGTGCAATGCAGCCACTACCGGGTGGAGAAGGCCGGTCAAAAACTGGATGTCTGGGTCAGCGACGAGGCCAGGCCGGTCGGATTGGTTCGGATGCAGTCCACGGGCAAGCAGAAAGAGGAGAACTATGATCTCGAGCTGCAGGAGCTGCTGTCCGGAGTGGCGCCCAAGATTGATCCGGCCAAGGCGAGGCCCCTCAGCGAGGAGATGAAGAAGCTCCTCGCCAAGCGTTGAATCGGTGAATCAGGCGGCAATCAGCCCGGCGTGACGGATTGGTCCAGCGATGGGGGCAGGGTCTGCCCCGACACCGTAGTGCCGCAGGCATGACACTGGACCAGGGACCGGAGTGGGTCATAGCTGATGAGCTGATAGCACTCGGGGCAGCAGACAAGCCGGGTCCGCGGCACGGTCGCGACTTTTGTAATGACGGGTTTCATCGAGTTCTCATCCTACCGCTTCTATCGTAACCCTGCCTGATTTTCAGACAATTTCCGGACGCCCTGCTTGAAGACAGAGCCATCCCCCGGCAGACAGAGATACCTCTGCCCTACGAGGGAGGGAACGAGTAAGTCTGGCCTGGGTCAGTGCCGAGCCGTTAAGGGCCGGGGTTCGTTATCCACGGCTTTCCGACGCCCACAGTTCAGGCAGGCAAAAACCGTGATGGCGAGGCCGGCATCCATGTCCACCGCTCGTTCCAGCAGCATGGCGCCATTGCATTTATCGCAGGTTCTCATGTCCACAAGGTAACATTGGTCAAGCAGGCTGTCTATCGGTCGGAAGCCCCCACAAGAAAGGGCAAAGGGCCTCCTGTCCCAAGCCGGCCATGGGTCCTTCGGGCCCTGGGCGCATAGGCTAAAATCGGGCTGGCTTCAAGCCCCTGTCGTTTCGGCTGTCTTGACAGGCTGCAGGGGGTTCCATAGGATGGACGCGCTGCAGACGTTCAGGCCCTTGGTCGGCGCCATTTGCCGGCCCGTGAGAATCGAGGCAAGAAGGCTGTATGTACCGACTGTTGCTCGTTGTAGGACTGCTGGTGGTCTTGTACTTCCTCTTGCGCAGCGCGATCCGGGAGCTGAAGGGAAAGAACGGACAGGAGCCGGCGCTACCGGGCAACAACGAGATGCTCCAGGATCCCGTGTGCCGGACCTATGTGCCCCGCGGCAACGCCGTTTCCGCCAGCATCGGGGGCCAGACCTATTACTTTTGCAGCCAGGACTGCGCGCAGACCTTTCGGAAACAACTGGCCGGGTAAATCCGGACCCTGTCCTGCTAACAACCAGAATAGCTGTACGAACTCAGCTTCTCGTCTTTTCCGAACTTCAGGGTAATCTGACACTGGTTGGGGGAAACGCTGAAGAGGCCGCTCTGGCTGCCCGCGATGCGAAAATAGGTCCAGGTTTCTCCGCCAAAAAACCGCGGCGCCTTCCCGCTGGGGTCGCCCCAATTCTTCTC
The DNA window shown above is from Nitrospirota bacterium and carries:
- a CDS encoding YHS domain-containing protein, which translates into the protein MYRLLLVVGLLVVLYFLLRSAIRELKGKNGQEPALPGNNEMLQDPVCRTYVPRGNAVSASIGGQTYYFCSQDCAQTFRKQLAG
- a CDS encoding 4-hydroxy-tetrahydrodipicolinate synthase; translated protein: MFTGSHVAIVTPFRKGRVDEKALGDLIEFQIANGTNGIVPCGTTGESATLSHEEHDRVVALTVEVVRRRVPVIAGTGSNSTDEAIMLTKHAKAAGADGALLITPYYNKPTQEGLFLHYKAVAEAVDIPIILYNIPGRTGVNMAPATVARLAKIRNIVATKEGAGSLPQVSEIIQACGGRMTVLSGDDALTLPMMAVGAKGVITVTANIAPADMSAMVAAFLAGRQEEARSLHYKLYPLFTALFFETNPIPVKTALAMMGKIDGELRLPLCPMSAEPREKLAQAMKDYGLI
- a CDS encoding diaminopimelate epimerase; this encodes MSSWRRRAAGVSASRKTEQPIPFMKLSGSGNDFILVDNRKKVVHPRRASALAAKVCAHRMSVGGDGLILIEPSKRADFRWRLFNADGSEAEFSGNGARCAARFAFLKRIAPKKMRFETLAGMIEAEMVAAAPGRKPEAVKVRFPDPQGLRLNLRVPIEGTEREAHFLDSGVPHCVYLVDDPDQVNVVGIGRPTRYHALFQPAGANVNFVKVLDPHRIRIRTYERGVEDETLACGTGSIASALIASLVAKVESPVTLIPQSGLELTVYFSRRNGSFTDVYLQGDARAVYEGRILPDAWQ
- a CDS encoding 4-hydroxy-tetrahydrodipicolinate reductase codes for the protein MIKVIVAGAAGRMGGRLVCLLKESAALTLAGAIESKGHVSIGEDAGEVAGCGHSGVTIRDDFAAVMERGEVVIDFSAPAATLEHLRAAAQSRRAMVIGTTGFSSQELAELRNLAKSIPCVFSPNMSVGVNIIFKAIAEMAKTFGEDYDIEVIEAHHRLKKDAPSGTALKMAEVLAKAVNRDLEQVGVYARKGLIGERKKGEIGIQTIRAGDIVGDHTVLFGGMGERVEVTHRVQSRDTFARGALRAARWVVKQPPGLYDMMDVLGLR